TGGTTGAAAAattcaactcaataatttaaattattaaatgaaattttaagatataatttatattattttctaacacatttttcaagtgaaaattttTTGGGCTTCAAACTTACATAagtttattttatcttgtgcataatttttatcaaaataaatagggattatgagattcgaactcatgattACTTGGTAatcaaagctctgataccatattaaaGAACTATatcaacctaataatttaaactattagataagatcgtaatatatgatttatattattctctaataagaTTATATGTTCATAGTTAAGACTGGTTAGGTTAGGTGACTTGTGATAcatgttttcttaaaataaaaatattaaaagaagataaatattttaaaaaataaaaaatatataatacacAGGTAATTGGCtctaagaaatttaataaactcACCCATTTAGTGAGCACCATGAAACGAGTAACTTCTTCATCAATAGCATGACAAGACTCAACAACCTACGACTTTAATTTTTAGATACTCTTTTTTACTACATCACACTCCACAGGTGAAATTGTATGGGATGGGATCAGATGATATGTTTATAGGTAATACTAATTAGGTGGCTGTGATACGCtaaggttctttttttttttagcataaaaatattaaatataaggCCTGGAAAtgtgttattttaatatcaaaatggCAACTTGAATTGTACCATCTGAGACTTAGGccgtgtttgattgcaggaaagtgaattcctggaattcactttcctgcttttcctatgtttggcgacgataaaggaaaataatgaaaggaaactgaattccatCCACCTAGAATTAATAACGTGCtcgaaggaaagtgttttccttctgttagaaaaggaaaacactttcctttcggCATGCGTAGCGCACGccttcacttgctacagtggcaagcgatataattcacttgccacAGTAGGCAatgatataattcacttgctactgtagcaagtgaattataattcgcttgcactgtagcaagtgaattactTGCACTGTAGcagttaattaaaatgcaaagcggtgggtttttgattaaatcaaagttgAATTAATTccttaaactcattaattcttcaattaaactcttgatttcattaattaaaataatctaaattttaattaaatcaattatccaattaaacctttgatttaattaattaaactagtcaagagtttaattaaatctttaaatttccaatcatgttgcccttaacccaaattttaattaatccttcatttattttatttttatttttcatcatcttttttttttaaataataaaataaaaaggtcaaaaattgggttatgacaattgtaagtgattaaatatttatatatattagataaacttgaaaaaaaatttaattcattaataaattattttccagttcattttccataacacaaccaaatactggaaagtattttccagttcattttccataatactaccaaacatcggaaaatacttttccggaattcactttccaggaatttactttccccggaattcactttccaaaagaaaattactttcctacaaacaaacggagcctataATACGTGCATCTTTCATACCGTGATAGGTTGTTACAGACTTCTCCTCGACCAGAAGAAATAACCAAGAACCCTACAATTCTTCATCACTGACCTGAGGGTGGTGGACCAATGTTTGAATCAGTAACTTCATTGTTATTTCTGgaaattaactctttttttaaaaaccagcAAACAAACAGGTACTCTCCCTCTCTGTTGTCTCTCATCCTCTGTCTCTTTTTTCTACCACCTACAGAAAACACAAACCTCTCCATTTGTGAAGATACCGCTCTCTACTTCTCTCTTGGTCGACTCTGCTCCCTTTTCTTCCCTCGGCCTACTGCTTTCTCTTCTGCTGTTTTGTGGTGGATCGTGCTCTTTCTCATCGTTTGCAAAGTTGGCGTGCTGTCCATCACACGAGGAGACTATCATCAGCAACCGCCTACCCCCACGCCTTCACTAGAGCACCCCTCGCCGGATCCGCTTCCTGGAAGACCAACAGCATGTCCATATGACATCCATGAACGACAGAAatccattttactttttttcactGTCATCTGCTTCTCTGACTGTCTGAATCTATCCTTATCCACAACCACACAAGCCGAAGCTCTATCACGCGTCCGGCGTCTCCAACACACTTACTCTCCCCCGTCCATCTTCTTTCTTctgatttaatcaaataattggATAACATCTTGCTGCATCTGCTGTTCAGGTAAttaagtttgattaattttagctCTAATTTCATACCATTTGTTTTCCAACTCATGTACTTTGATTCTTCTAAGCTAAAGAAACATACTGGTTATTAAATTACTGATATGACCAGTTGTAGAATTATTGggaaagtaaaaagaaaagaacacttTGATCTTTGGAGTGGTTTAACTTGACTTTGGTTTAGACAGTGAAACACCtgtaatcaatttttctttttatcttaaacttagcttcttctttttttcaattagttcaAGTTccattttaattcaatattcTGAAAGTTCTTTGTTATGTCTGTATGTAGGGACACAGAAGAAAAAATGGCTGGAGGAAGTGATCCATTTCAGAGTTATTTTGAGAAAGTGGATGGTGGTTTATTGAAGTGCATTTTTTGTGAGAAGACATTGGCTGGAAGTACTTCCACTACAAGGATGAAATATCATCTGGCAAGAGTTGGAGGTGGTGGTGTTAAAATTTGTGAAAAAGTAACTCCAGATGTTCAACGAGCAGCGTTTGATAAGCTTCCTGGCAGAATGCGCAGGAGCATGCCAAGTTCAAGCAATAATATAATAGTTACTGCAGATACAGATCCTGCGCAAGATTTAGAAATGCAACAACAAGGACAATCTCGTTTGGATGAGGTAATTTCATGGATGGATGGGATAACTGGGGGCGAGTTTTTCCTGTCTGAGGAGACCATGGTTCCTAGCATGCTTATGCCCGATGCACCTGAGACTGGTTTGGGAATAGAGCCAGCAGTTCAAGCATTTGAAACGGATACGAATAACATCACTCTTCATAGTATAGAGAGTCGGGAATGGATGCAGGCTGTTACTGAGAGAGGAAGCTGTTCTAAAATGCCTGTAGATAAGAGTGTGCCAAGTTCAAGCAATAACGAGGGAATTAATGCAGCTTCAACTGCTTTGCGGGGCTTAGAAATGGAACAAGAAGAACAACCTCTTTCGGATGAACGAGGACGGAAGGGTCTTCTGATTGGGGGGGAGACTGAGCTTGTCGAGGAACCTAGAGCTCCTGTCGTTCTTATGCCAGATGAACCCGAGACTAGAGTACAAAGAACAGAGCAAGCACATCAGTCATTTGAAATGAACTTGAATAACATCTCATCCTCATCAATAAGGGATTTTGAGTTAAGAATTGGTAGACTGACCACGAGTCCGGAATTGATGCAGTCTGTTGTTGAGAGACAACCCTCTTCTAAAAGACCTGTGCATAAGAAACGTAGGACTGAAAGATATGTATTGCCGACAACAAAGCTAGTGGGCCAAGCTATGGAAAGAAACATGAATGCTGTCTGGTCTGGGTTGTTGAATGATGAGGTCTCATGCATTGGCATCTGGGGGATGCCGGGGGTGGGAAAGACAGCTTTGGCTACACACATCTATAATCAGCTTCACGAGACACGAGGCATGTTTCATCCTGTTCGTTGGATTACAATGTCACAAGATTTTAGCATTTATGCATTGCAGGGTCGCATTGCTGAGGTTTTGGATTTAAAACCTTTGGATGAAAATGATGCGATGGTGAGAACTGGGGAGCTGTTGACAGAgttgaatgtgaaaaaaaaaggttttttaattcttgataaTTTGTGGGATCATTTTCTTCCTGATGAAGTGGGAATACCTCTTAGAACAGACGGGTGGAAGTTGATTCTCACAACGAGATCACAGGATATATGTCGAAAAATGGATTGCCAAAGGATAATCAAAGTGGAGCCTCTTTCTGAGGGTGAGGCTTGGGATCTGTTCAAATACAGATTAGGGCCTGCAGGTGGTGCACCCTATCCTGAGATCGCAGAGTCTATTGTGAAGGAGTGTGCTGGTTTGCCTCTTGGAATCGTGACAATGGCTCGATGCATGAAGGGAGTGTATGTTGAATATGTTTGGAGAGATGCATTGCTAAAACTGAGAAGATCAGAAGATGGACCAGGTGAGATGGAAGCCAAAGTATTTCCAGTGTTGGAATTTAGCTATGCCCAGTTGACCTATTCAGCACTGCAAAAGTGCTTCTTACATATCACACTATTTCCAAAAGGCAAGATCATCTTGAGAGAGGACTTGATAGAGTATTTGATTGACGAGGGTATAGTCAAAGGAATGGGAAGGCATGCACGATTTGATAGGGGCCATACCATGCTTGATCAGCTTGAAGATGCCAGCTTGTTAGAAGGTTCCAGGGACGATGAAGATTACAGATATGTCAAGATGCATGATTTGATTTGGGATATGGCTTCGAAAATATTGAACGAAAGTGGGGGGGCTATGGTTCAAGCAGGTGCACAGCTAACAGAATTACCCGGTGTAAGATTGTGGAGAGAGGATCTGTTAAGAGTTTCACTCATGGAAAATAGAATCCAGAATATTCCAACAGGCTTTTCACCAACGTGCCCCCGTCTCTCAACATTATTGTTGTGCAGAAACTACAAATTGAATTTGGTCGAGGATTATTTTTTCCAGCACCTCATCGGACTCAAGGTTCTTGATCTTTCCGACACAGATATAGAGAAGTTGCCGGATTCTATTTCTCATCTAACGAGACTCACTGCATTGTTGCTGGGATGGTGTGCAAAGCTGAGTTATGTACCATCATTAGCAAAGCTTAAGGCATTGGAGAAGTTGGATCTCAGTTACACTGGACTTGAAGATTTGCCCGAGGGAATGGAAAGGCTGGAGTATCTCAGGTATCTTAATCTTGATGGAAGTGGGGTGCGTGTTTTACGGTCGGGTATTTTACCCCAACTCTCAAAATTACAGTTCCTCAAGCTTCATCAGAAATCTGAAGTTGTTCTCTCAGTTAGAGGAGATGAAGTTTCCACATTATATCATTTGGAAACTTTGGAATGCAACTTCCGTGATCTAGATGATTTCATAGTTTTCCAAAAACGGGGATTTTCAATAAGTGCATTCAAGGTTACTGTAGGACGACCTTGTTTCTCTGCACTCGAAGATCTAAATTATACAAGATCGAAGTTAGGGTTAATTAAAGAGGCTTGGTTTTATGACCTCATGATTGACAATGCAACGTCTCTGTCCCTGTGCTTCATTACAAAAGTAGTTTTTGTGAGTTGTCAAAACATGAGAAGCTTATGTCCATCATATGTATTTGGAGGGTATGGGCTTGAGATTCTACACCTTGATGGTTTGATAATCTTAGAAACCGTTTTTGAAGCACCTTCAGAGCGAGTCTTTTTCAATCTCAGAGAGATGGTGATACATAAATGTCATGGGATGAAGGTGCTGCTCCCTCCTTGGTTGATACATAATGAAACTTCAAAATCATGGTTGTTGCGCCGATTGGAAGTGATTGTAGTCGAAGATTGTTACAACATGCAGGAGATAATGGGAAGTGATGAGCATTCCTCTCCTTTTCGTACATTTGATAAATTGAGGGTTTTGGTATTGAAGAAATTACCAAATTTGAATAGCATTTATTCTGGAAGACTTCTTTGCGATTCTCTCGAAGAAATTACTGTGGGTGATTGCCCGCAGCTAACGAGGATCCCGATCACTATTTCCCGTTCTattaagaaaattgaagtaGATCCTGAAAGTTTGTTGAACACAGTTGAGCATGTTCCATGATTTCTAGTCATTTGCTATTATTCCGGGGATGAAATTAGGATTTTATGATTTCTAGggattgttttgtattttggtATTGGAACCTTTACCTCATGGTAAAGGTATGACGTCACGCAATTTATGTAAGGAGTGATAGAAATAAACATTTCAGAATTTCAGCATCAActtaacttaaacatttcatatTTATCCAGTGCTGATAATGTTTTTTCCAGTTGTAAAGCTtagctttctttcttctcttctcttctcttttcttttctattattcATTTAGAAGATTTTTCTAGTTCTAAATCCAAGTCCAGATCTTATAATTACTTTACAGAtctttgcaagaaaaattacagATTGTTTTTGCTATCGATCGTTTTAGgtgcaaaattcaaattttgctgCAATTACGGGACAAAAAAACTTTCAAGCACGCACATGATAACTTGGACTAAAAATCATTGCTTCACTGGGAGAGAGTGGCTTGTGCCTTAAACACTCTATGGAGCATCgacaattgaaaattattttggcaAGTCATATCTAGACCATGTCAATGCAATACTAACTGTCTGTATTTCTGtggttcaaaaatattttaaaaaatttaaaatttactttttgtttatacttttgttgtttatttgtgGTATTGGAAACCTTTACCTCCTAGTAAAGGTATGATGTcatgctattttattttatgctatTTACCTCCTACATAGAAATTAACATTTCAGAATTTCGACAGTCTACAACGCCAGTGCAGATAATGTCTCTTCAGTTGTAAAGCTtacctttctttcttctcctctcttctcttttcttttcttttcttttttattattcatttagaAGATTTTATGGATATATGGATTTTATGAAtcaaaaaaggtaaaaaaaactcttcaaaaccATGGTCAAATTAACCATTTAGATCACAAATTCTGAGTTCAACACagtattaataacaaaattaattttataatataatctgatttttttaatacaagagtttatataaattttgtaattaaattctTGAAATTCTCTTCAatagattcaataaaaaaaaacttagagaaATTGTTGCTAGAAGCATTTATGTTTACCTACCAGTCTGAAAACTCAAATGATAGAATACAAATGAAGACAATAAAACTAAGAACAAAATTGTAAGATCAGAGGTACACGTTTTCAACAAAATATTGCTAAAAGATTGTTGGTGGGAGATCAAAGGATTAGGCATCACTTAAAGTTAATTTATGGCCACAAAAAACCCCCAATAAACTGCCCCAAAACATCTAGAAAAGACCCTAGAGACCACTGTTAAGTTACTCTTTTCAGTAATAAATATTAGTGAGCAATAACGAAGGAAATTGTTGTGACCTGTGAGATACGTTCATGGATTATGTGTAAAC
This DNA window, taken from Populus alba chromosome 17, ASM523922v2, whole genome shotgun sequence, encodes the following:
- the LOC118055008 gene encoding probable disease resistance protein At1g61300, whose protein sequence is MAGGSDPFQSYFEKVDGGLLKCIFCEKTLAGSTSTTRMKYHLARVGGGGVKICEKVTPDVQRAAFDKLPGRMRRSMPSSSNNIIVTADTDPAQDLEMQQQGQSRLDEVISWMDGITGGEFFLSEETMVPSMLMPDAPETGLGIEPAVQAFETDTNNITLHSIESREWMQAVTERGSCSKMPVDKSVPSSSNNEGINAASTALRGLEMEQEEQPLSDERGRKGLLIGGETELVEEPRAPVVLMPDEPETRVQRTEQAHQSFEMNLNNISSSSIRDFELRIGRLTTSPELMQSVVERQPSSKRPVHKKRRTERYVLPTTKLVGQAMERNMNAVWSGLLNDEVSCIGIWGMPGVGKTALATHIYNQLHETRGMFHPVRWITMSQDFSIYALQGRIAEVLDLKPLDENDAMVRTGELLTELNVKKKGFLILDNLWDHFLPDEVGIPLRTDGWKLILTTRSQDICRKMDCQRIIKVEPLSEGEAWDLFKYRLGPAGGAPYPEIAESIVKECAGLPLGIVTMARCMKGVYVEYVWRDALLKLRRSEDGPGEMEAKVFPVLEFSYAQLTYSALQKCFLHITLFPKGKIILREDLIEYLIDEGIVKGMGRHARFDRGHTMLDQLEDASLLEGSRDDEDYRYVKMHDLIWDMASKILNESGGAMVQAGAQLTELPGVRLWREDLLRVSLMENRIQNIPTGFSPTCPRLSTLLLCRNYKLNLVEDYFFQHLIGLKVLDLSDTDIEKLPDSISHLTRLTALLLGWCAKLSYVPSLAKLKALEKLDLSYTGLEDLPEGMERLEYLRYLNLDGSGVRVLRSGILPQLSKLQFLKLHQKSEVVLSVRGDEVSTLYHLETLECNFRDLDDFIVFQKRGFSISAFKVTVGRPCFSALEDLNYTRSKLGLIKEAWFYDLMIDNATSLSLCFITKVVFVSCQNMRSLCPSYVFGGYGLEILHLDGLIILETVFEAPSERVFFNLREMVIHKCHGMKVLLPPWLIHNETSKSWLLRRLEVIVVEDCYNMQEIMGSDEHSSPFRTFDKLRVLVLKKLPNLNSIYSGRLLCDSLEEITVGDCPQLTRIPITISRSIKKIEVDPESLLNTVEHVP